AGAGTGTAGGGCAGTGGTCAGTCCAGGGCAGAGTGGACAAGACGAGCAGAGCGGAGCTCTGGCTGCAGGCTCAAGGCCTGCAGGAGGCTTCGCAGTGGTAAACACGGTGTGCTGCGGCGCAGGCGCCCTCTGGCGACCGAAGGGCCTCATTGCTCGGGTGCCGGAAAGCGGCCCTGGTGGGGCGTTGAGGGGAGGGGCGCGTCTGCGCACCTGGAACTGAAGAGTCACCACACTGTGTGCCGGGCAGCGGGCATCGGGGCTAGAGGAACAGACTCAGTTATTGTGCACCTGCTATGTACCAGTACACTgaaatatgtttatatgttttaaaatttgaaacaaaCACAGATGTGCAGAAAAGTTCAGTAGAAAGAACTGGTTTTGTTTCCTGAGCCATTTGAAAGTAAGTTGTGACCCTGAacaccctctttctctttccatgaGGCTTCAGCGTATAAACAGCGGCCTCGTCCACAGTCCAAACGTTAGGTACGATCCTCCTGTCCCATTCAGGGTTCTCTGTCCTGACGAGGTCCTTCCGAGCAGAAGGACCTTAGTCAGTGTCGTCTGTAGCGCATACTTGTCAGGCCTCTCTAGTCTGGAAGGAGTCTTGGTCCTTCCCTGACTTGTGTGGCTGACGTTCCCGAGGCTCGCAGGGCAGTGGTGTTGCAGGATGGCAATCTGCGGACGTCTCTGTCCGATGTTGGCGGGTTTGTCACATGAAGGATGCTGTGTTTCATTACATCTCATCAGGTGCTGTGGGCATGGATTTGGGGATGTACACGCATCACTCCGGGCCAATCCCTAGGGATTCTTAGTGCCCTACAAGGTTGCCCGTGGACCTCTGTGTGCCCCTGTGAGAGTGGTCACCTCTCTCTCCCCTTACTCTCCCGGGACCCTCACTCATCCTCCTCGGTTTGGCACCACCTGGCAGCCACTGCCATCTGGAGTCTGGGCCACTGGCGTTcctggcaggtgtgtgtgtgtgtgttgtggggtgGTGCCTGGGAAGGGCGTCAGGGGTGGCGAGAGTGGGTCCCCTCCACTATCTGGGCACTAGGAACACCTTGGGGAGGGCGCCTGGGCCAGCTGCTTCCCATGGGGGCCCTGGCTGTGCAGGCATATCCTTTGCAAACATTTATGTCTGTtgtttcctctgtgtgtctggAAAGTCATGTGTCTCCAATTTTAATCTACCCCTGCAGGACTCATTCTAGTTCTCCACGGATTTTTATTTCTCACTCCCTTTTCTAACGATGAGAACGCTGCTACCATAATCCTTAGTAGGTTTACTTGACTAGCTCAGTGCTTTGTAAATGGTCCTCCGTCTCCAGCACCGCCCCATCTCTCTCTGGGGCTCTGACACCATGATAGGCTGGGTTCCTTCTTCCTGTCGTGTATGCTTATGTATACCCCCCTCACCTGCTGGGGCTCTGACTCTCATGCCAGGCAGCTCCTCTGTAGGAGCGCTGTCTTCACCAGCCACCACTTCATCCCTGACACCCAGCACCCACTCCTGCTCTGCCCTAATTGAGGACAGAATTGAATTCTTAAGGGCGGGAAGAGGATGTGGGATCCTTGCCACCTGAGTGCAGCTCTGGGGGTGGAATCAGTGTTCACTCTATAATCACAGTTTTACAGTAAAAATGAAGGCTACGTACATTTGTGCTATAGCAGCTGAAGGAAAGGCATAGTTGACAGGGGACTTGCCTGCAAGGAGTCTTTATCTGTGCGGTGATTGTGGGCAGCATGCCCAGCACGTGCAGCGAAGCCAGGCTGTGGAGGTAAAGGGCAGCTCACCCAGGGGCAGGAGGCAGCAAGCTGATAggatggaggaggtgggggacaaGGCCCTGACCCCGCTGTTTCTTCCCCCAGATGTCCCGGGTGCTGCAGAAGGACGCAGAGCAGGAGTCCCAGATGCGAGCCGAGATCCAGGGCATGAAGCAGGAGCTCTCCACTGTCAACATGATGGATGAGTTCGCCAGATATGCCAGGCTGGAGAGGAAGATCAACAAGATGACGGATAAACTCAAAACTCATGGTACTGTGCTCAGCTGTAGCCTGGAAAGCTTTGTAAGAGCTAATTCACAGAGAAGCCTTTATATGAAGctggcatagcatagcatagcataccttTGAGCTTCAATGTTCTGATGTTGATGGAGAGTTTTAAGTTGTCTGGAAGAGACCTGACAATAATTCTTACTTTCTCCTTAGTGTGCTGGTGAACCTTTGctttctaaacacacacacctgggaattccctggtggtccagtggttaggactctgcactttcactgctgggggcccaggttccatccctggtccagaaactaagatcacGCAAGCcttgaggtgtggccaaaaaaaattttttttaactgaaaaaacaaaacaaaaaaacccacacagaAAGCTTTAACATCCTCTTAGATTTTCTTCATTCTCTGTAGGCTGATATTCTCAAATTCAACACTTTTCTGAGAGAAGCCCAGGAAAATCTTACAGTGAATTTTCAAGGGCTTTTGTGAACACTCTCTAAAAATTGCCCGGGAGTCTCCTTATCTGAGTGTTGACTTCAGGGTGGGGATCAGGTCTTACTCAGCCACTGTTCCTAACTCTCTCATGGGATGGAGAGGAGGTCAGCCTGTGTGCCAAGAGTGTGCGTGGCTCATAAAACACACCGAGGGAGCTTCCCCAGGCCTGAGACAAACTAGACTGTGGATTAGTGTTCTTTGTGGGCTGGGAAGTCTGGAAAGAAAGTGTAGTTCTGTTGGTTAAGTGCGTTGTAAAATGAATCTCTGATTTAGATGAatagttttaagagtttttaaaattaaagcttcAGGTCTCATAATCTGtgattgtattttaaataatggcATAGTGAGTGATTTTTAAgaaattccattttatattttctaagcaTGGTGAGCAAATGTTGTATACatagttagaaaatatttaatgagaggaaaaaacatttctgtgttcttgaatattttcttcattttttttttaaggactgatagcatttgtttttcctttcagtgaAAGCACGGACAGCTCAATTGGCCAAGATAAAATGGGTTATAAGTGTTGCCTTCTACATATTGCAAGTAAGTGTCCCGTTGTGTCACCTGAGGCCATTGAAGTCCTCCAAAACCGAGTGACCCAGAATCCAGGCCTGGGAATTCAGGCTTTCCCGCTTCCAGCTGCCGGCTGCTCCTGCTGGTGTGTGACTCTGAACACTGGCCTTTCTTCCTCTTAGTCTCTTTTagcttttctctttgttgttgttcagtcactaagttgtgtctgactctttgcaaccccatgactgcagcatgccaggcttcactgtcctttactatgttccagagtttgctcagactcatgtccattgagtcagtgatgccatccacccgtCTTATCCTCttccgttctcctcctgccttcagtcttttccagcaccagggtcttttccaatgagtcaggtcttcacatcaggtgacccaggtattggagtttcagctttagcctcagtccttctggtgaatattcagggttgttttcctttaacgCTGACTGGTGGTTtgatcttgctatccaaggactctcaagagtcttctccagcactacaattacaaaacatcagttcttcagccctccaccttctttatggtccagctttcacatctgtacctgactgctgggaaaccatagctttcattatacagacctttgtcagcaaagtgatgcctctgctttttagtatgttgtctaggtttgtcttagcttttcttttttttttagcaagcatcttttaatttcatggctgcagtcaccgtccacagtgattttagagcccaagaaaataaaatctgtcactctttccactttttctgcatgtatttgccatgaagtgatgagacaagatgccatgatcttagttttttgaatgttgagtttcaagctagctttttcactctcctcttttatcctcatcaagaagctctttagttcctctttgctttctgccattagagtggtgtcatctgcatatctgaggttgttgatatttctcctggctaccccctccagtattcttgtccggagaattccatggacaggggagcctggagggctacaggtcATGGTATCTgtagtcagacatgaccgagcttttctctttaagaattgttaaACGTTGGAATTTTTTTAGCACCTGAGCTTCTCTGGAGTTCTTCCATGTTGCAGTTTTGGGAGCCGGGGGGTCAAGTCAGAgagcatattattattttttcatcttcctatttgcttttatttatttttttgttggcggataattactttacaatgttgtggtggtctctgccatacatctgcaaatcagtcataattatatacacatatcttcTTCCTTTGGAGCCTGCCTTCTGCCTCCATTCCGCCCTTTAAGTCATCACAGTGCCtcgctgggctccctgtgctgcgCAGCAGCttctcactggctatctgttttacgcATGATGGTCTATGCgtgtcagtgctgctctctcttttccaccctcttcttcccctgctgtgtccaccagtcctttctctgaatcttttttttcttctctgtgataggttcatcagtactgtttttctagattctacatacatgcgttaatatttgatatttatttatttttctctttctgacttactttgtataacaggttctgggttcatccacctcactacaactgactcaacttcgttcctttttatggctgaataatatttcatggtgtgtatgtaccacagcttcttcatccattcatctgttgatcgacatctaagttgcttccatgtcctggctattgtaaatagtactgcagtgaacattggagtgtgtgtgtgtttgaactgtggtttctccaggtatatgcccagcagtgggattgctgagtcacagggtggttttattcctagtctccatactgttctccatagtggctataccagtttacatttgcaccaacagtGCAgtagagttcctttttctctacgtcctctccagcatttattgtctgttgcttctgttgtttagtcgccaactCGTGTTTAGTGCCAAGTCTTTTGAGACCCCctgactggagcccaccagactcctctgtccgtggaattttgcaggcaagaacactggagtgggtagccatttccttctccaggggatcttctgactgAGGGATCagacttgcatctcctgccttgactggcagattctttaccatctgagccacccagggaaacCCTTTTGTTTGTAGTTGATACTTATTTAGACATTATATTTTCTAAGGTGGTCAGTGATGTGGCGGTCACTTGTCCCCGTGTAGATGACGAGTAGCTGTCTCTCCGTCAGGGGACGCCTTATTCTCACCCACGTCCAGCACCACTGCTTCCCAACTTTCTCATCCGGTGGGTTTTTCCTTGTTTCATTTCTCGCCCCTGCTCCTCTCCTTCCACCCTGAGGTTGTGGATGGGTTGCACCGGAGGCTAGAAGCTGCTTTCAGTGATCTCCAAGTGTCAGTGCTGGGAGCCCTGCCCCCACAGTACCGGTGGTCTGGGTGTGTGAGGACTTTGATCCTGGGGCAGTCACTTTGCTACAAGAGAGGTTTCACAGGGACAGGAGTTGCGAGAGCCACGCTCTTAGGTCTGGTCACCTGGGTGGCATCTTCAAGACCATGGAGAGGACGGAAGACAGCTGACAGAACGCTGCTGGGAAAAGAGGAGCCGTTGAACATCACAGAGGGCTGCTGCTGCGCTTGGGTTGAGGATGGGAGGAGCAGCTAGTTTTCTCAAGGGTCCGAGAGACATCAGTTTTGTCACAAACGAGGTGTATTTAGCATAAGCTGGCTACTCAGAGGAGTTGCTTAATGGGAAGGGAACACTTACACTGTGGAGACCTTGGATAATGTATCAGCTAATTTAATCGTGTGTGTGGATGGTGAGGACTGGATTGGCTGGGAGTGAGGTCACTGATTGGGAGAGTTTCCTGTTTGTCttcctgtttccttgttttcCGTGGTGGTGGGTTGTGTGACGGGCAGGGTGTCTCCATTCACCAGCCGTATCTCCACAGGCCGCCCTGATGGTCTCGCTCATCTGGAAGTATTACTCTGTCCCTGTGGCTGTGGTGCCAAGCAAGTGGATAACTCCCCTGGACCGCCTGGTAGCATTTCCTACGAGAGTCGCAGGTGAGCGGGTTCTGGCAAGCGTGGTAGGGGAGTGTGGCTAAGGCTGATGTGGGGCGTGTGCAGTCAGATGACCTCCCCCTGCCGCCTGGGGTGAATAGTGCTTGTGTCCGCCCCTCCCACGAGGCTTGCAGCAAGGAAGCCAACACCAGGAGGATTTACTTAACTAGTCCCGCATGACCAAACTGTGAACTAGCAGAGCTATAATTCAGCCCAAGCCTGCCTCTGCAGTCCAAGGCCAACATCATGGTCTGATACCTGTGTTTTGAAACACCACTCCTAATTCCCAGATTCAGTGGCTCCTTTTGAATTCATACTATGCTTAGTCCCTCAGCAGCATTTCCTGCTGTTGGCCATTCTTTCACTTTTGAAAGGATTTTGTTCAGATGTTAAATCAGTCCATGtcctgggaattctctggcagtccagtgattagcaatttgtgcttccactgcatggggctcaggttcaatccctggctgggaaactaagatcctacatgccgcctGGCAtgaccagaaaaaagaaaaattagtgcATGTGTTTGTAGAATGAgtagaaatatcagaaaaaatttttttaaagacttggaTATCCCTCTTAACAGTGTGGTGTATTTTTTCCAGTCTTCtttgctatatatttttatacagtaaAAGTTATCTGGCACATATAATTTTTACCCTTCCTATTATTTAAGCCTTTTCccacattgggcttccctagtggctcagacagtaaagaatctgtctgcaatgcgggagacctgggtttgatccctgggttgggaagatcccctggagaagggaatggccatccactccagtattctggcctggagaattccgtggactgtatagtccatggggtcacaaagggttggacacgactgagtgacattcactcTCCCATATCATTAAGTTTCTTCACATTAGCAGACTGAAATGCTGCTGGCTATGCTGAGAGGGCAGCTTACGGGGTTTCTTTATGAAGGACTTGGAGTAGCTGTTCTTCAGTTAGGTGTGTTATCATTTATTACTTTCCCTGCTAAAGGACGTTTGTTTCAGTCCCGGGTAGTTGCTGTGGAGTGGATGCTGTAGGACACGTGCTGCTTGGCCAGTCTCTGGCTGTGATTTGTGGTCACACTGGAGGTGAATTACTACATCAGCTTAGCCaacccccttccttcccctcctcttccccctttCTGGATTCAACCAGGAGGGCACGGCCGGTGGTTCTCAGTGGTTCTGAGCCGAGGAGCTAAGA
The DNA window shown above is from Bos indicus isolate NIAB-ARS_2022 breed Sahiwal x Tharparkar chromosome 1, NIAB-ARS_B.indTharparkar_mat_pri_1.0, whole genome shotgun sequence and carries:
- the GET1 gene encoding guided entry of tail-anchored proteins factor 1, whose product is MRTRGRRRGPHGAALADPATPLASEMSAAEADRWAWLLVLSFVFGCNVLRILLPSFSFFMSRVLQKDAEQESQMRAEIQGMKQELSTVNMMDEFARYARLERKINKMTDKLKTHVKARTAQLAKIKWVISVAFYILQAALMVSLIWKYYSVPVAVVPSKWITPLDRLVAFPTRVAGGVGITCWILVCNKVVAIVLHPFS